One region of Pagrus major chromosome 7, Pma_NU_1.0 genomic DNA includes:
- the ubiad1 gene encoding ubiA prenyltransferase domain-containing protein 1, producing the protein MAKEQRQSRAETFVLAGSNGHNGQQWQTGLNNLVSHSPGTNHTSRMARVASDVRHKCAAYVLALRPWSFSASLTPVALGSALAYKLDGSVDLVILMVCAVAVLVVHGAGNLVNTYYDFSKGIDHKKSDDRTLVDEILAPQDVVMFGALLYSLGCLCATLLYFLSTLRLEHLALIYFGGLSSSFLYTGGIGLKYVALGDVVILITFGPLAVMFAHAVQVGYLSVLPLVYAVPLALNTEAILHSNNTRDMDSDKQAGIVTLAILVGPTLSYVLYNLLLFVPYVLFCILATRYTISMALPLLTLPMAFPLEKQFRSRCYAKIPQKTAKLNLLMGLFYVFGIILAPPGSLPLL; encoded by the exons ATGGCCAAAGAGCAGAGACAAAGCAGGGCAGAGACATTTGTGCTGGCTGGATCAAATGGTCACAACGGCCAACAATGGCAGACTGGTTTGAATAACTTGGTTAGTCACTCTCCTGGCACTAACCACACGTCAAGGATGGCCCGCGTTGCTTCAGATGTGAGACACAAGTGCGCGGCCTACGTGCTGGCGCTGAGACCGTGGAGCTTCAGCGCCTCGCTCACGCCGGTGGCCCTCGGCAGCGCACTGGCATACAAACTGGATGGCTCTGTGGACTTGGTCATCCTGATGGTGTGCGCGGTGGCTGTCCTTGTAGTCCACGGGGCAGGCAACCTTGTAAACACCTACTATGACTTCTCCAAAGGGATTGACCACAAGAAGAGTGATGATAGGACTCTTGTGGATGAAATCTTGGCACCGCAGGATGTTGTTATGTTCGGAGCATTGTTGTACTCTTTAGGGTGCTTGTGTGCCACTCTGCTCTACTTCCTGTCCACACTTAGACTGGAGCACCTAGCTCTTATTTACTTCGGGGGACTCTCCAGCTCGTTTTTATACACTGGAG GCATCGGCCTCAAGTACGTGGCCCTGGGAGACGTGGTAATCCTCATCACCTTCGGCCCACTGGCAGTCATGTTCGCCCACGCGGTGCAGGTCGGCTACCTGTCGGTGCTCCCGCTGGTGTACGCCGTCCCGCTGGCCCTCAACACAGAAGCCATCCTCCACAGCAACAACACTAGAGACATGGACTCTGACAAGCAGGCGGGCATCGTCACCCTGGCCATCCTCGTAGGCCCCACTCTGTCTTACGTCCTCTACAACCTCCTGCTATTCGTCCCCTATGTGCTCTTCTGCATCCTCGCCACCCGTTACACCATCAGCATGGCGCTGCCTCTGCTCACACTGCCCATGGCCTTCCCCCTGGAGAAGCAGTTCCGTAGCAGGTGCTACGCCAAGATCCCCCAGAAGACGGCCAAGCTCAACCTTCTAATGGGACTTTTCTACGTGTTCGGGATTATTCTGGCACCTCCTGGCAGCTTGCCGTTACTGTGA